In the genome of Bradyrhizobium arachidis, one region contains:
- a CDS encoding nuclear transport factor 2 family protein yields the protein MAKDSKVIAANAAFYAAFSTGDFAGMERMWADDDAISCIHPGWPAIVGRATVIGSWRDILQNPERPQIVCAEPQAIVDGDSARVLCIEIVDGTALAAANHFRRVGDGWRLVHHQSSPIAQIVEQAEDDRASHRVH from the coding sequence ATGGCAAAGGACAGCAAGGTCATCGCCGCCAACGCGGCTTTCTACGCCGCTTTTTCGACCGGCGACTTCGCCGGCATGGAACGGATGTGGGCGGATGACGACGCCATCTCCTGCATCCATCCAGGCTGGCCGGCCATCGTCGGCCGCGCCACCGTGATCGGAAGCTGGCGCGATATTTTGCAAAATCCGGAGCGGCCGCAGATCGTCTGCGCCGAACCGCAGGCGATCGTCGACGGCGACAGCGCCCGCGTGCTCTGCATCGAGATCGTCGACGGCACCGCTCTGGCCGCCGCCAACCATTTTCGCCGAGTCGGCGACGGCTGGCGCCTGGTGCATCACCAGTCGAGCCCGATTGCGCAGATTGTCGAGCAGGCCGAAGACGATAGGGCGAGTCACCGCGTCCACTGA
- a CDS encoding HAD family hydrolase, translated as MQAEAATMTRSGAAELIRSAAALIFDVDGTLAETEELHRQAFNHAFVRHGLDWQWDRAIYKDLLRVTGGKERMRAYHARLAAAPPLSDVDIAALHRIKTAHYAELVETGCCPLRPGVAERLAEAKARGQRLAIATTTSHGNIDALLSRALGTRWAADFDAIVAGDDVRNKKPAPDVYLEILARLRLHASDCVAIEDSGNGLIAASRAVIPVLITRSMFFRDDDFSAARFVLDDLSELGAQK; from the coding sequence ATGCAGGCGGAAGCGGCCACCATGACGCGCTCTGGCGCGGCGGAGCTGATCCGCAGCGCGGCCGCGCTGATCTTCGATGTCGACGGCACCCTCGCCGAGACCGAGGAGCTGCATCGGCAGGCGTTCAACCACGCCTTCGTCCGCCATGGTCTCGACTGGCAGTGGGACCGTGCCATCTACAAGGACCTGCTGCGGGTGACCGGCGGCAAGGAACGCATGCGTGCCTACCACGCGAGGCTGGCAGCCGCCCCGCCATTGTCCGATGTGGACATCGCGGCGCTTCACCGCATCAAGACCGCGCATTATGCGGAGCTGGTCGAAACCGGCTGCTGTCCCTTAAGGCCCGGCGTGGCGGAGCGGTTGGCCGAGGCTAAGGCGCGTGGCCAGCGGCTCGCGATCGCGACCACGACGTCGCACGGCAACATCGATGCGCTGCTGTCTCGAGCGCTGGGGACCCGCTGGGCTGCGGATTTCGATGCCATCGTTGCTGGTGATGATGTCAGGAACAAGAAGCCGGCGCCGGATGTCTATCTCGAGATCCTGGCGCGGCTGAGGCTCCATGCCTCCGACTGTGTCGCGATCGAGGATTCTGGCAACGGGCTGATCGCGGCGTCGCGGGCGGTTATTCCGGTTCTCATTACGCGCAGCATGTTCTTCCGGGATGACGACTTCAGCGCGGCGCGGTTTGTGCTGGATGACCTGTCGGAACTCGGGGCTCAAAAATAA
- a CDS encoding SDR family oxidoreductase: protein MRLFILGLGYSVRRFVRKFGDSFSHVAGTVRDPAQRNDLAGIEVHEFSGGSPARETVERISEADVLLISIPPGSSGDPAIAAFGDVLAAGRRKVVYLSTIGVYGDHAGGWVDESTPPQATLERTRMRVAAEQAWADATGGEAAILRLAGIYGPGRNALVTLRAGTARRIIKPGQVFNRIHVDDIAGAIMAAIQREGEGTWNVCDDEPAPPQDVITYAAKLMNVAPPPEEAFETAEMSAMARSFYASSARVSNARLKRELGVTLAYPTYRHGLDALWHIGEGR from the coding sequence ATGCGGCTCTTCATCCTCGGCCTCGGCTACAGCGTCCGGCGCTTCGTCCGCAAATTCGGCGACAGCTTCTCCCATGTCGCCGGCACCGTGCGCGATCCCGCGCAGCGGAACGATCTCGCCGGCATCGAGGTCCACGAATTTTCCGGCGGCAGTCCGGCGCGCGAGACGGTCGAACGCATCAGCGAGGCCGATGTCCTTCTCATCTCGATCCCGCCCGGCAGCAGCGGCGATCCTGCCATCGCCGCATTCGGCGACGTGCTGGCGGCGGGCCGCCGCAAGGTCGTCTATCTCTCCACCATCGGCGTCTATGGCGATCACGCCGGCGGATGGGTCGATGAGAGCACGCCGCCACAGGCGACGCTCGAGCGCACACGCATGCGCGTTGCGGCCGAGCAGGCCTGGGCGGACGCAACCGGCGGCGAGGCCGCGATCCTGCGGCTTGCCGGCATCTACGGCCCAGGCCGCAATGCGCTGGTGACGCTGCGCGCGGGCACGGCAAGGCGCATCATCAAGCCCGGACAGGTGTTCAATCGCATCCATGTCGACGACATCGCGGGCGCGATCATGGCAGCGATCCAGCGCGAGGGCGAGGGTACCTGGAACGTCTGCGACGACGAGCCGGCGCCGCCGCAGGACGTCATCACCTATGCCGCGAAGCTGATGAACGTTGCGCCGCCGCCGGAAGAAGCCTTCGAGACCGCCGAGATGTCGGCGATGGCACGCAGCTTCTATGCCAGCAGCGCCCGCGTCTCCAACGCAAGACTGAAGCGAGAGCTCGGCGTCACGCTCGCCTATCCGACCTACCGCCACGGCCTCGATGCGCTCTGGCACATCGGCGAAGGACGCTAG
- a CDS encoding serine hydrolase domain-containing protein, with translation MKKTIAMIAAAAAVITFGAARAAPLPETNPDDAGFSKQGLARLDSFFAREIAAKRVPGAVVAIARDGKLVHYKAYGMLDPDKGTPMPVDAIFALASMTKPMAAVAGLTLMEKGQLPLQAKLSDYYPGFADMKVGVQQADGSLKFEPQASPIFIHDLYRHTSGLMYGGRPDSSSALARQYPDGVAPAIEGDTPAFIERITKLPLAHQPSTEFEYGFSIDVLGAVVEKVSEQKLGDYLAANVWQPLGMKDATFHPTDAQRPRLARPFANDPLTGKPQAIKLLDTPTKFDCGGACSFATIGDYVRFGQMLLNGGELDGQRILSPKTVHHMTTNHLGPEIKNNVANIEPHRAGFGFGLAVAVRTSEGLSSVPGNPGEFTWNGAYGTQFFCDPKERLVVVVGTAAPGELRKYYREQVQDIVYGAMTK, from the coding sequence ATGAAGAAGACGATCGCCATGATCGCGGCGGCGGCTGCCGTCATCACGTTCGGTGCAGCGCGCGCCGCACCGCTGCCCGAAACAAATCCCGATGACGCTGGCTTCTCCAAGCAGGGCCTGGCGCGGCTCGACAGCTTCTTCGCGCGCGAGATCGCCGCCAAGCGCGTACCCGGCGCGGTCGTCGCCATCGCGCGCGACGGCAAGCTCGTGCACTACAAGGCCTATGGCATGCTCGATCCGGACAAGGGCACGCCGATGCCGGTCGATGCGATCTTCGCGCTCGCTTCGATGACCAAGCCGATGGCCGCGGTCGCAGGTCTGACCCTGATGGAAAAGGGTCAGCTCCCGCTCCAGGCAAAATTGTCGGACTACTATCCCGGCTTTGCCGACATGAAGGTCGGCGTTCAGCAGGCCGACGGCTCGCTGAAATTCGAGCCGCAGGCCTCGCCGATCTTCATTCACGACCTCTACCGGCACACGTCCGGCCTGATGTATGGCGGCCGCCCGGACTCCTCCAGCGCGCTTGCGCGGCAATACCCCGATGGCGTCGCGCCCGCGATCGAAGGCGACACCCCGGCTTTCATCGAGCGCATCACCAAACTGCCGCTGGCGCATCAACCCTCGACCGAGTTCGAATACGGGTTTTCGATCGACGTGCTCGGCGCCGTCGTCGAGAAAGTCAGCGAGCAGAAGCTCGGCGACTATCTCGCGGCCAATGTCTGGCAACCGCTCGGCATGAAGGACGCGACCTTCCACCCCACCGACGCGCAGCGCCCCCGCCTCGCCCGCCCGTTCGCCAACGATCCGCTGACCGGCAAGCCGCAGGCCATCAAGCTGCTCGACACGCCGACCAAGTTCGATTGCGGCGGCGCCTGCTCGTTCGCGACGATCGGCGATTACGTCCGCTTCGGACAGATGCTGCTCAATGGCGGCGAGCTCGACGGCCAGCGTATCCTCTCGCCCAAGACCGTGCACCACATGACGACCAACCATCTCGGCCCCGAGATCAAGAACAACGTGGCCAACATCGAGCCGCACCGCGCCGGTTTCGGCTTTGGCCTCGCGGTCGCGGTGCGCACCAGCGAGGGGCTGTCGTCGGTGCCCGGCAATCCCGGCGAGTTCACCTGGAACGGCGCTTACGGGACGCAGTTCTTCTGCGATCCGAAGGAACGTCTCGTCGTCGTTGTCGGAACGGCGGCGCCGGGTGAGCTGCGCAAATACTACCGCGAGCAGGTCCAGGACATCGTCTATGGCGCAATGACGAAGTGA
- a CDS encoding dienelactone hydrolase family protein: MSFETTMTSDVVGLTKVAPVSRRGFMSATAAVAAGYTLAAGPVRADIITTDTNGLQTGDAKIKVGSEEMPAYFARPAGNTKAPVIIVAMEIFGLHEYIKDVTRRLAKLGAFAVAPDYYFRKGTDLTRITDVKDLLPIVNAKPDAELLTDLDATVAWAGSQGGDSTKLGIIGFCRGGRTVWEYAAHGGALKAGVAFYGPPVDPANPLWPKSPMQLAPEMKAPVLGLYGGADTGIPVAQVEQLKAALEQNKKTAEFKIYPEAPHGFHADYRGSYRRDAAEDAWKQAQAWFKKYGVLS; encoded by the coding sequence ATGAGCTTCGAAACCACCATGACATCCGACGTCGTCGGCCTGACGAAAGTCGCCCCGGTCTCGCGCCGCGGATTCATGAGCGCCACGGCGGCCGTCGCCGCTGGCTACACGCTCGCGGCCGGTCCGGTTCGCGCCGACATCATCACGACCGACACCAACGGCCTCCAGACCGGCGACGCCAAGATCAAGGTCGGCTCGGAAGAGATGCCGGCCTATTTTGCTCGCCCTGCCGGCAACACCAAGGCGCCGGTGATCATCGTCGCGATGGAGATTTTTGGCCTGCACGAATACATCAAGGACGTGACGCGGCGCCTGGCCAAGCTCGGCGCGTTCGCGGTCGCGCCTGACTATTACTTCCGCAAGGGCACCGATCTCACCAGGATCACCGACGTCAAGGACCTGCTGCCGATCGTCAATGCCAAGCCGGACGCCGAGCTATTGACCGATCTCGACGCGACGGTGGCCTGGGCGGGATCGCAGGGCGGCGACAGCACGAAGCTGGGCATCATCGGCTTCTGCCGCGGCGGACGCACGGTCTGGGAATATGCCGCCCATGGCGGCGCGCTCAAGGCCGGCGTCGCCTTCTACGGTCCGCCGGTCGATCCGGCCAATCCGCTCTGGCCGAAGAGCCCGATGCAGCTTGCCCCCGAGATGAAGGCGCCGGTGCTCGGCCTGTATGGCGGGGCCGATACCGGCATTCCGGTCGCCCAGGTCGAGCAGCTCAAGGCGGCGCTGGAGCAGAACAAGAAGACGGCCGAATTCAAGATCTATCCCGAGGCGCCGCACGGCTTCCATGCCGACTATCGCGGCAGCTACCGCAGGGACGCCGCGGAGGATGCCTGGAAGCAGGCGCAGGCCTGGTTCAAGAAATACGGCGTATTGAGCTAA
- a CDS encoding MarR family winged helix-turn-helix transcriptional regulator produces the protein MNLARESIELLEQVARILWFEGTKHGLRDREWMALRFLSRANRFSRTPSALASYVGTTRGTASFIIGELERLGYLERKRSATDKRSVMLSVTQQGKKFLVRDPVSVLVEAIAVLDDDAKVRFRDALRHVLDQSDAAEQRHHTDVCKRCIFLREDRTSPDSKTAEFSCRLFRAPIAEAEVDLLCTSFEHHRQ, from the coding sequence ATGAACTTGGCTCGTGAATCGATTGAACTGTTGGAGCAGGTCGCGCGAATCCTCTGGTTCGAAGGCACCAAGCACGGCTTGCGCGACCGCGAGTGGATGGCGCTGCGATTCCTTTCCCGCGCCAACCGGTTTTCCCGGACGCCTTCGGCGCTCGCAAGCTACGTCGGCACCACGCGCGGCACCGCCTCGTTCATCATCGGCGAGCTCGAGCGGCTCGGCTATCTGGAGCGAAAGCGCTCGGCCACTGACAAGCGATCGGTGATGCTGAGCGTGACGCAGCAGGGCAAGAAGTTCCTGGTGCGCGATCCCGTCAGCGTTCTCGTCGAGGCAATTGCCGTCCTCGACGACGACGCCAAGGTCCGCTTCCGCGACGCACTCCGTCACGTACTGGATCAGTCCGACGCTGCCGAGCAGCGGCACCACACCGATGTCTGCAAGCGATGCATCTTCCTTCGCGAGGATCGCACTTCCCCCGATAGCAAGACAGCCGAGTTCAGCTGCCGCCTGTTCCGCGCGCCGATCGCGGAAGCGGAGGTGGATCTGCTATGCACCAGCTTCGAGCATCACCGCCAATAG
- a CDS encoding response regulator transcription factor translates to MYIIVDDRESVTNSYVVGLVREGVSSIGFSSGEFWDWLQSASESDLAAVDAFLLGDCDARGSLPRAMRKRSSAPIIAMSGQKMLKNTLELFESGVDDVVHVPIHLREILARTAAIARRRVGDLPRPCESRIQVFFNGRDPEIAGHALTLPRRELRILEYMVANHGKWITKTQIFNAVYGIFESTFDESVIESHVSKLRKKLRDRLGFDAIVARRYVGYRLNIPAGETIDVPMQELDEVGILLNTARAAPAPAAYPAGN, encoded by the coding sequence ATGTATATTATCGTTGATGATCGCGAGAGCGTCACGAACAGCTACGTTGTAGGGCTCGTTCGCGAAGGTGTATCGTCGATCGGATTCTCCTCCGGAGAATTCTGGGACTGGCTGCAATCTGCGAGTGAATCGGATCTGGCAGCGGTCGATGCCTTCCTGCTCGGGGATTGCGATGCCCGCGGAAGCCTGCCGCGGGCGATGCGCAAGCGCTCCTCGGCTCCCATCATCGCCATGAGCGGCCAGAAGATGCTCAAGAACACGCTCGAGCTGTTCGAGTCGGGCGTCGACGACGTCGTGCACGTGCCCATACACCTGCGCGAGATCCTCGCCCGAACGGCCGCGATCGCGCGCCGCCGGGTTGGCGATCTGCCGAGGCCCTGCGAGAGCCGGATCCAGGTCTTCTTCAACGGACGTGACCCCGAGATCGCGGGCCACGCCCTCACCCTGCCCCGCCGCGAACTGCGCATCCTCGAATATATGGTCGCCAACCACGGCAAGTGGATCACCAAGACGCAGATCTTCAACGCGGTCTACGGCATCTTCGAGTCGACCTTCGACGAGAGCGTGATCGAGAGCCACGTCAGCAAGCTGCGCAAGAAGCTTCGCGACCGCCTCGGTTTCGATGCGATCGTGGCCCGGCGCTACGTCGGATACCGCCTCAACATCCCCGCGGGCGAGACCATCGACGTGCCGATGCAGGAGCTCGACGAGGTCGGCATCCTCCTGAACACGGCGCGCGCCGCCCCGGCCCCTGCGGCGTATCCCGCCGGAAACTGA
- a CDS encoding flagellar biosynthesis protein FlgN — MQAQESAAVLVMEQPVADTEAITMEAATGGAQLPALLPNAGGEAAVDGIDAARSDEVRGLLAAIRRLESIVEEETIALTTRKKIDFDDFSARKSRSMLEFVRLMRARMHLGNETVITEEIQRLREKLERNRSVLEMHYEAVREVASIIVKAIKDADSDGTYTGRTAQDGK; from the coding sequence ATGCAGGCACAAGAAAGCGCGGCGGTCCTGGTGATGGAGCAGCCGGTCGCGGACACCGAGGCGATAACGATGGAAGCGGCGACAGGCGGTGCGCAGCTGCCGGCGCTGTTGCCGAATGCCGGCGGCGAAGCGGCGGTCGACGGCATTGACGCGGCGAGATCGGACGAGGTGCGCGGCCTGCTGGCGGCGATCCGCCGGCTCGAGAGCATCGTCGAGGAGGAGACGATTGCGCTCACGACGCGCAAGAAGATCGATTTCGACGACTTCAGCGCCCGCAAGAGCCGGAGCATGCTCGAATTCGTCCGCCTGATGCGGGCACGGATGCATCTCGGCAACGAGACCGTGATCACCGAGGAGATCCAGCGCTTGCGCGAGAAGCTCGAGCGGAATCGCTCGGTCCTCGAAATGCATTACGAAGCGGTGCGCGAGGTCGCCTCCATCATCGTCAAGGCGATCAAGGACGCCGACTCGGACGGCACCTATACCGGTCGTACGGCGCAGGACGGAAAATGA
- a CDS encoding rod-binding protein, giving the protein MIVTATPDLVLDVLDAADPVTQRAAAAKLDALKSSDADFAATMDAEVGKAKAATADQAASKVVDAQSTAVNGAPVQVIKAPASGEVYRKFEAFILQTFVETMLPKESEQVFGKGTAGGVWKSMLAEQLGNQLAKGKGIGIAKQLASAHPAGTDITGKAGS; this is encoded by the coding sequence ATGATCGTGACAGCGACGCCCGACCTCGTTCTCGACGTCCTCGATGCCGCCGATCCCGTGACGCAGCGCGCAGCGGCCGCGAAGCTCGACGCGCTGAAATCATCCGACGCCGATTTCGCCGCCACGATGGACGCGGAGGTCGGCAAGGCCAAGGCGGCGACGGCCGATCAGGCCGCGTCGAAGGTTGTCGATGCGCAGTCGACCGCCGTGAACGGGGCGCCGGTGCAGGTGATCAAGGCGCCTGCCTCCGGCGAGGTCTACCGGAAGTTCGAGGCTTTCATCCTCCAGACCTTTGTCGAGACGATGTTGCCGAAGGAGTCGGAGCAGGTCTTCGGCAAGGGCACGGCCGGTGGCGTCTGGAAATCGATGCTGGCGGAGCAGCTCGGCAACCAGCTGGCCAAGGGCAAGGGGATTGGCATTGCCAAGCAGCTCGCCTCAGCGCATCCGGCGGGAACGGACATTACGGGGAAAGCCGGATCATGA
- the fliR gene encoding flagellar biosynthesis protein FliR: MISSLADSVLVTFIVFCRIGACLMFVPGYSSVNVPAQVRLFIALVTTFALTPILITVLKPLTENAAPLALALLIGSEILVGSVIGLGGRVFFLALQTMATVMASAIGLSNIPGTPIGDTDPAPALVPLIMASVTTLFFMTDQHWQVLRGLMNSYDVWHPGSRIGGSMALDQLLARLSEAFVLTLRITSPFIVYSVIVNLAVGFINKLTPAIPVYFISVPFVLFGGFLLLYLTSDELLTQFMLGVSSWLVE; this comes from the coding sequence GTGATCAGCAGCCTTGCCGACAGCGTGCTGGTCACGTTCATCGTGTTCTGCCGCATCGGCGCCTGCCTGATGTTCGTGCCCGGCTACTCCAGCGTCAACGTCCCGGCCCAGGTTCGCCTGTTCATCGCGCTCGTCACGACGTTTGCACTGACGCCGATCCTGATTACGGTCCTGAAACCTCTCACGGAGAATGCGGCGCCGCTGGCGCTGGCACTTCTGATCGGCTCCGAGATCCTGGTCGGCAGTGTCATCGGTCTCGGCGGGCGCGTGTTCTTCCTGGCGCTCCAGACCATGGCCACCGTGATGGCGAGCGCGATCGGGCTCAGCAACATCCCGGGCACGCCGATCGGTGATACCGATCCGGCGCCCGCTTTGGTGCCGCTGATCATGGCGTCCGTCACCACGCTCTTCTTCATGACCGACCAGCACTGGCAGGTCCTGCGCGGGCTGATGAACTCCTACGATGTCTGGCATCCCGGCAGCAGGATCGGGGGCAGCATGGCGCTGGACCAGCTGCTCGCTCGTCTGTCGGAGGCGTTCGTGCTGACGCTGCGGATCACGAGCCCCTTCATCGTCTATTCGGTCATCGTCAACCTCGCGGTCGGCTTCATCAACAAGCTGACGCCGGCAATTCCAGTCTATTTCATCTCGGTGCCCTTCGTGCTGTTCGGGGGCTTCCTGCTGCTCTACCTCACCAGCGACGAGCTGCTGACGCAATTCATGCTCGGCGTCTCGTCGTGGCTCGTGGAGTGA
- the flhA gene encoding flagellar biosynthesis protein FlhA, with translation MADTLAASLPSPRRLGADAFFAGGIVTMLTILFLPIPPILIDLGLAFSIALSALILMVALWIQRPLDFSAFPTVLLIATILRLALNVATTRLILSRGGEGEQAAGYVVAGFSKFVMGGDFVIGLIIFAILVTVNFVVITKGATRIAEVGARFTLDAIPGKQMAIDADLSAGLIDDKEAQRRRRELEEESAFFGAMDGASKFVRGDAIAGLIITAINIFGGIIIGVTHHGLTLSRAADVYTKLSVGDGLVSQMPALIVSLSAGLLVSKGGTRGSAEQAVLRQLGGYPRAVSAAALMMFVLALMPGLPMAPFMLLGGVMAFVGYSLPKRQAALKQKEDARKAEERAQAEAKDSVKESLKTAEIELALGGHLSVHLLGARTELAHRVAKIRKKFAKQYGFVIPEIKLTDNLSIDPKGYQIRIHDTRVAHGELRLGEVLVLVDKDGKPDVPGEEVIEPAFGMKALWVTEAFTDEVKRQGCKPVDNLSVLLTHLSEVIRANLAQLLSYKDMRALLDRLDPEYKRLVEDLCPSQISYSGLLAILKILLAERVSIRNLHLILEAIAEIAPHVRRSEQVAEHVRTRLAQQICGDLSDNGVLNVVRLGNRWDLAFHQSLKRDGKGDVVEFDADPRQIEQFATEASAAIRKFTESGTSVVLAVTPEARPYVRMILERVFPTLPILSHVEVARCAEIRALGAIS, from the coding sequence ATGGCCGATACGTTAGCTGCTAGCCTGCCCAGCCCGCGCCGACTCGGGGCGGACGCCTTCTTCGCGGGCGGCATCGTGACCATGCTCACGATCCTGTTCCTGCCGATACCGCCGATCCTGATCGATCTCGGGCTCGCGTTCTCGATCGCGCTCTCGGCGCTGATCCTGATGGTGGCGCTGTGGATCCAGCGCCCGCTCGACTTCTCTGCCTTCCCGACCGTGCTGCTGATCGCGACGATCCTGCGCCTGGCGCTGAACGTTGCGACCACGCGCCTGATCCTGTCGCGGGGCGGGGAGGGTGAGCAGGCCGCAGGCTATGTCGTCGCCGGCTTCTCCAAATTCGTCATGGGCGGCGACTTCGTTATCGGTCTGATCATCTTCGCGATCCTGGTCACGGTGAACTTCGTCGTGATCACCAAGGGTGCGACGCGCATCGCCGAAGTCGGCGCCCGTTTCACCCTGGACGCCATCCCCGGCAAGCAGATGGCGATCGACGCCGATTTGTCCGCGGGCCTGATCGACGACAAGGAAGCCCAGCGCCGGCGTCGCGAGCTCGAGGAGGAAAGCGCCTTCTTCGGTGCCATGGACGGTGCCTCGAAGTTCGTCCGCGGTGATGCCATCGCCGGCCTGATCATCACTGCGATCAACATTTTTGGCGGCATCATCATCGGCGTCACCCATCACGGTCTGACCCTGTCGCGTGCCGCCGACGTCTACACCAAGCTGTCCGTCGGCGACGGCCTGGTGTCGCAGATGCCGGCGCTGATCGTGTCGCTGTCGGCCGGCCTTCTCGTCTCCAAGGGCGGCACCAGGGGCTCGGCGGAGCAGGCCGTGCTGCGGCAGCTCGGCGGCTATCCCCGCGCGGTGTCGGCCGCCGCGCTGATGATGTTCGTGCTGGCCCTGATGCCGGGCCTGCCCATGGCGCCCTTCATGCTGCTCGGCGGCGTCATGGCCTTCGTCGGCTACTCGCTGCCGAAGCGGCAGGCGGCCCTCAAGCAGAAGGAAGACGCGCGCAAGGCCGAAGAACGCGCCCAGGCCGAGGCCAAGGATTCGGTCAAGGAATCGCTCAAGACCGCCGAGATCGAGCTGGCGCTCGGCGGCCACCTTTCGGTCCATCTGCTGGGCGCGCGCACCGAGCTTGCTCACCGCGTGGCCAAGATCCGCAAGAAGTTCGCCAAGCAGTACGGCTTCGTCATTCCCGAGATCAAGCTCACCGACAATCTGTCGATCGATCCCAAGGGATACCAGATCCGGATTCACGACACGCGCGTTGCGCATGGCGAGCTCAGGCTCGGCGAGGTGTTGGTGCTGGTCGACAAGGACGGCAAGCCCGACGTGCCCGGCGAGGAGGTGATCGAGCCCGCCTTCGGCATGAAGGCGCTGTGGGTGACAGAGGCTTTCACCGACGAGGTCAAGCGCCAGGGCTGCAAGCCGGTCGACAATCTCTCGGTGCTGCTCACGCATTTGAGCGAAGTGATCCGGGCGAACCTCGCCCAGCTCCTGTCCTACAAGGACATGCGCGCGCTGCTCGACCGGCTCGATCCCGAATACAAGCGCCTGGTCGAGGATCTCTGTCCGTCGCAGATCTCCTATTCGGGCCTGCTGGCGATCCTGAAGATCCTGCTGGCCGAGCGCGTGTCGATCCGAAACCTGCATCTGATCCTCGAAGCCATCGCCGAGATCGCGCCCCATGTGCGGCGGTCCGAGCAGGTCGCAGAGCATGTGCGCACGCGCCTTGCCCAGCAGATCTGCGGCGACCTCTCTGACAACGGCGTGCTCAACGTCGTCCGGCTCGGCAATCGGTGGGACCTTGCGTTCCACCAGAGCCTGAAACGCGACGGCAAGGGCGACGTGGTCGAGTTCGACGCCGATCCCCGCCAGATCGAGCAGTTCGCGACGGAAGCCAGCGCCGCGATCCGCAAGTTCACCGAGAGCGGCACTAGCGTGGTGCTGGCGGTGACCCCCGAAGCCCGTCCCTATGTCCGCATGATCCTGGAGCGGGTGTTCCCGACACTGCCGATCCTCTCGCATGTCGAGGTCGCGCGCTGCGCCGAGATCCGGGCGCTCGGAGCCATATCGTGA
- the fliQ gene encoding flagellar biosynthesis protein FliQ: MNERDALDIVQAAIWTIIVASGPAVGAAMLVGTVIGLLQALTQIQEATLTFVPKIIVLLVVVAVSGSFIGAHLSTFTEMVYSHIERGF, encoded by the coding sequence ATGAACGAGCGCGACGCCCTCGACATCGTCCAGGCGGCGATCTGGACCATCATCGTCGCCTCCGGCCCCGCAGTCGGGGCCGCTATGCTGGTCGGCACCGTCATCGGGTTGCTGCAGGCCCTGACCCAGATCCAGGAGGCAACGCTGACCTTCGTTCCGAAGATCATCGTCCTTCTCGTGGTCGTCGCCGTCTCCGGTTCCTTCATCGGCGCCCATCTCTCCACCTTCACCGAGATGGTCTATTCGCATATCGAACGCGGCTTCTGA
- the flgD gene encoding flagellar hook assembly protein FlgD gives MNVTSATDSTSKSNSTSSTSNTSSTGVDYNTFLQLLVAEMKNQDPTNPMDTSQYMSQFAQLSTVEQAMQTNNKLDSLLSSQSLSQADALIGKKVSFTDSTGATFSGKVASISINTDGSIATLEDGTKVAVGPGLTISQS, from the coding sequence ATGAACGTCACCAGCGCGACCGACAGCACCAGCAAGTCCAACTCGACCAGCTCGACCTCGAACACGTCGAGCACCGGCGTCGACTACAACACGTTTCTTCAGCTTCTCGTCGCCGAGATGAAGAACCAGGACCCGACCAATCCGATGGACACGTCGCAATATATGAGCCAGTTCGCCCAGCTCTCGACGGTCGAGCAGGCCATGCAGACCAATAACAAGCTGGACTCGCTGCTGTCCTCGCAGTCGCTGTCGCAGGCGGACGCGTTGATCGGAAAGAAGGTCAGCTTCACCGACTCGACCGGTGCGACCTTCAGCGGCAAGGTCGCATCGATCTCCATCAACACCGACGGTTCCATCGCAACCCTCGAGGACGGCACCAAAGTCGCCGTCGGGCCGGGGCTCACGATCAGCCAGTCATGA